The genomic DNA GAATACACAAATGCTTATACTGGTGGATTGCATAAATCTGGTACTGTGTCCTTAAATAGCACAAATATACGTTTCaatttatgatcttttttttttttaaagtttccttttattaaccATCTAGAACACTTCCATCCAGATCACTACAGCTTAAAATAGATCACTACCCTTTTGCAGCTATTTAGTAGCCAAGAGCAATGGATAAGATCCATACAATAGTTCTGAAAAGTTCACACGGTCAGTTCAAAACATCTGCTTCACCGAGcctgattatttaaaaagaatgataagaaattaaacatcacaaatatgtttttattggtcaccattaaatgtctgaattttaaacagattcttGGACTGGTGGTTCATATCCATCAGCTCGTTCAACTTTAGCACCGGTCTCATCCCCCGTAGCTTTTCCAGAACTACTACCTTCACCATGAAGCTCCATGAGTTTTCCCAATTCAAACTTGGGCTTcttcagcatttttacttttctaacaaaAACATGGAGTGGATAAATAGACTGACaagctttttctatatcttttccgATGTTGTCTGGAATCAATTTATTGACCACTTCTTTCAAGTCATTTGTTTGCACCTCTCGGGTCATGATTTCCATCATCTTTTTCCGGATTTGGCGGACCTGTTGGTGCTGAGCGTAAGAGGTCTTCCGAATCTGATTATTGCGTTTTTTAGTAAAACCAACACAAAATATACGAAGCAAATAACCATCGGTAGTCTTTACATCAACATGAGCTTCAATCATGGTCTGCCATTTTTTGACCATGGAGCACATTTTGTCACGGGTAAGATCCATGCCATGAAAATTAGTCAGGCAGTTTTTGCCCTGCACATCCTCAGTGATTAGCTTGAATTTCCTAAATGCAACTTCATCATTCTGCAGATCAGCAAGGCTAACTTCAAAAACCCGACCCTTGAGACCATCAGACGCAATTTTGGTTCCTTGAGTTCTTGTGACTAgtgtttttccaatatttcttatattgaacATAGCTGGCGCTTTCACATCATACcaatc from Canis lupus dingo isolate Sandy chromosome 2, ASM325472v2, whole genome shotgun sequence includes the following:
- the LOC112660269 gene encoding 40S ribosomal protein S3a-like — its product is MAVGKNKRLTKGGKKGAKKKVVDPFSKKDWYDVKAPAMFNIRNIGKTLVTRTQGTKIASDGLKGRVFEVSLADLQNDEVAFRKFKLITEDVQGKNCLTNFHGMDLTRDKMCSMVKKWQTMIEAHVDVKTTDGYLLRIFCVGFTKKRNNQIRKTSYAQHQQVRQIRKKMMEIMTREVQTNDLKEVVNKLIPDNIGKDIEKACQSIYPLHVFVRKVKMLKKPKFELGKLMELHGEGSSSGKATGDETGAKVERADGYEPPVQESV